GCAGAAGCCTGCTCCCTTCGCGAAGGCCGTTTCCCGATACGGCGCCGGCGGCGTGCGAAACGTCGCCGGCAGCCCGGCCTCCGGATCACCGACCCGCCAGGACCATCCATCGGGCACCCCGCTGCGAGCCGCCAGCGCCCGCGCCAGCCGATCGGCGCGTAGCGGATGCGCGCGCCAATAACCGTCGACCGCGACGCGCAAAGTCGACGGCGCGTAGGCGCAGCTTTTCGCGCGCACCAGCACGGCCTGCGGAAAGGCGAGCGGCAAACGCTTGGTCAGCCGCGCAAGCGCCTGCGCGTTAGCCTTCGCCTTCTCGTCCCGCCAGTTCGACAAACCTGTCCCTCCACTCCGAGCCACGGTGCCTCGTCGCCCTAAAGCCTTCGTTAAGGCTGCGCGCCCGCCCGTCGATCGGCGAGCGGGCGGCGGCGCGGTCCGTCTTTCAGTGGGCGCGGCATTTGCCGGCATTCGATCCCGCTGCCGAAATCGGGATAGCAAGTGACGATACAAGCTCGCGTTCGTCGTTTGAACTGTTTGCGTCGCGTCACAGACCAACAGCATGTTCGACAATCTGATGATTCTTTTGGTTGTTCTGTCGTTCGGCTTTCCCGCCATGCCGTGGCTGTTCGGGGCGCGATGGGGAGCCAAAGGAATCTGGCTCAGCACCGGCTTCTCCGTCGTGCTGCTACTAGGCGGCTTCCCGATTTTGTTCGAGACCGCGTGCATCGCCAGCAACTGCGGCCAGGGCGCGATCGCCATCTTCATGCTAGGGCCGATCTGGATCGCGTCCGCATTGCTGACGGTCGGTTCGGCGATGATCATACGGTCCAGATGCAACAGTCAGCGTCGGTAACGCGTCGAACTGGCGCTGCTTGACGGCCGCTACGGGTCTCGCCGGACATCGCGCTCTCCCGAATCCGCCCCGCCCCTCACTCCACCGGCGAGCGCGCGGCGGCGCCGAGCGAGACGGCTTCCCAGATGCCGACCGCCAACAGGATCGCCGTGGTCGCGATCGACAGCGCCAGCGGGGCCATCAGCGGCGCCACCGGGATCAGCGCCAGCAGCGCGGCGATGCCGGCCATGTGCGACGGCTGCAGATGGCCGCGCACCGCGCGCTTGAACAAGAGCACGCCGATCAGGAACAGCAGCGGGCCGCCGATCGTGGTGAGGGTCACCTTGATGTCGGCGTGGCCGCTGGGATGCGCCAGCACCTGTTCGTCACTGACCGCGGTGACGACGATTCCGGCGACGATCGGCAGGTGGATGTAGGTGTAGGCGAGCCGCGCCAGCCGGCCGGGATCGCTCGACTGCGAGATCTTCTCCGAGCCGAGATGCACGCCGATGTGGAAGTAGATCCACCACATCGCGATCGCGCCGATCAGCGTCGAGCCGAAGGCGGCGAAGGTCGTCACGGTCCATTCGATGCCGGCGAAGGTCGCGCCCGTCACCACGATCGATTCGCCGAGCGCGATGATGATGAACAGCGCGCAGCGCTCCGCCATATGGCCGCCCTCGACGCTCCAATCCTGCGTCGTCGAGGCGCCGATCCACGGCACGTAGAAGCCCGCCACCGGCCCGGCATATTCGATCGCCAGCGCGATCATCCACAGCGCGATCCGCGCGGGGCCATCGAGCAGGCCGCCGGCGATCCAGAACACGCCGCTGACGCACAGCCAACTCGTGATCCGGAAGAAATTGATCCGCAGCGGCTCGGCTTTCGGCGTCGAGAGAAAGGCGAAGGCACTGCGTCCGACCTGCATCGCCACGAAGGCCAGCGCGAAAGCGAGGCCGCGGCTCTCGAAGGCGCGCGGGATCGAGGTCGACAGCAGCAACCCGGCGCTCATCAGCGCGAACAGCATCAGCCGGACGCGGGTGAGTTCGGGGTCGAGCCAGTTGGTGATCCAGGAAGTGTAGACCCACACCCACCAGATCGCCGACATCAGGATCAGCGCCTGCAGCGCGCCCACCGGCGTGACATGCCCCAGCAGGAAATGCGACACCTGGGTGACGGCGAACACGAACACCAGGTCGAAGAACAATTCGACATAGGTGACGCGGCTGTGTTC
The DNA window shown above is from Rhodopseudomonas palustris HaA2 and carries:
- a CDS encoding low temperature requirement protein A, which produces MTTEASSAANLLRVRRPHEHSRVTYVELFFDLVFVFAVTQVSHFLLGHVTPVGALQALILMSAIWWVWVYTSWITNWLDPELTRVRLMLFALMSAGLLLSTSIPRAFESRGLAFALAFVAMQVGRSAFAFLSTPKAEPLRINFFRITSWLCVSGVFWIAGGLLDGPARIALWMIALAIEYAGPVAGFYVPWIGASTTQDWSVEGGHMAERCALFIIIALGESIVVTGATFAGIEWTVTTFAAFGSTLIGAIAMWWIYFHIGVHLGSEKISQSSDPGRLARLAYTYIHLPIVAGIVVTAVSDEQVLAHPSGHADIKVTLTTIGGPLLFLIGVLLFKRAVRGHLQPSHMAGIAALLALIPVAPLMAPLALSIATTAILLAVGIWEAVSLGAAARSPVE